The DNA window GATTGGATTCGGTGCCATTGTTTATATAAGTTGCTTTTAAAGTCATAAACTAGCTGAATTGACCATTCACGTCTTCAGTTTCCTACGCGTCCATGTGTTGGTAATACTATTCTAAGGGAAAGCAATCAAAAGATACGTCAGAAACCACGTTTTTGACAACAAATTTTGACCATGCAACGTCCGAACCTCTCCTCCATGACTTATTTCACCTATATATATCCACAGCCGGATTGTGATTCTTCATAACATAAGAAAGCTCAACTATTCACATACTTAACCTCGATTACCTGAAAACCTAGAGAAGCTTAAGCAAAATGGAAATGATGCTAAAAGTTATCTTCCTAGGTTGCATTCTGCACCTTGCCTCAGCTCAACTGCAGAGTGGATTTTACAGCACTTCATGTCCACGAGCAGAATCAATTGTGCAACAAGTTGTAGTAAAGAAATTTAGCGCTGATAGTTCAATAACAGCTGCTTTGCTTCGCATGCATTTTCACGATTGCTTTGTCCGAGTAAgtaattaatcttttttttaactaatttaTACTTGTTTAAGCGGTTAAGTAGTCAAAGGAGTTATAAGACATATAGTATTAAAAAATTCTTGGATGGAGCAAGGTTCAGGGGCTAATCATAGTTCATGTGTTCCTATGCATCACCCGTTAACAAATTAAATGGGACTTATAATATAACATAATGGCATAATATAATaatggcatgtcaattttctggtttggcaTAATATAATAATGGCATATCAATTTTGTGGTTTGGCTTTGTTTTGAAGTACTCAAGTCATAACAAATTTTGTGAACTATAGTCCATCTAAAAATCTATCAATTGCCTCAAATTTCTTCCTACTAGAATGTAGTACCCGAAGACATCCAAAATTTATATCAGAAGCGTGCAGTATGTAATCCACTTATTCAGAAGTTACATTAAAAAAGTCGAAAAGGTCTTGGCCTAGTGACTGAAAACCACAGGATTTAGAGTCTAATCTCTTTTCCTGCTCCACGCTTCATAAAATTCCACCATCCCatgtagaaattttttttaagaagttacattaaaaaatataacaaaaccTCGATTTATTATATACGTGAGAGGATTTTATGAAGTTCTTATGACAAAATTTGGCATACTTGGGCAAAATTTTCAGGGTTGTGATGCATCAATATTGATAGACTCCACCAAGACCAGGTCATCGGAGAAAGATGCCGGACCAAACTTAACAGTAAGAGGATTTGAGCTAATTGATGAAGCCAAGAGAAATCTTGAGGCTGCCTGCCCATCCACTGTCTCCTGTGCCGATATAATAACTTTGGCAACCCGTGATGCAGTAGCATTAGCCGGAGGACCGGGATATAATGTATCAACTGGTAGGCGAGATGGGCTGGTTTCAGACTCTTCCAAAGTAAATTTGCCAGGACCAAGTCTTTCCATATCGGATGCAGCTCGATTCTTCACTGCCAAAGGGCTAACAATCAATGACATGGTGGTCCTTTTGGGTGCACACACCGTTGGAGTTGCACATTGTGGTTTCTTCCAGGATCGGCTTTCTAACTTTCAGGGCACCGGGAAGCCTGATCCCACA is part of the Coffea eugenioides isolate CCC68of chromosome 6, Ceug_1.0, whole genome shotgun sequence genome and encodes:
- the LOC113774166 gene encoding peroxidase 44-like codes for the protein MEMMLKVIFLGCILHLASAQLQSGFYSTSCPRAESIVQQVVVKKFSADSSITAALLRMHFHDCFVRGCDASILIDSTKTRSSEKDAGPNLTVRGFELIDEAKRNLEAACPSTVSCADIITLATRDAVALAGGPGYNVSTGRRDGLVSDSSKVNLPGPSLSISDAARFFTAKGLTINDMVVLLGAHTVGVAHCGFFQDRLSNFQGTGKPDPTMDPALAATLLKTCGTQSRPLSRDPTVFLDQNTSFIVDNQFYNQIRSKRGILQIDQELALDSLSAPLASRLAANNNLFQQSFVNAMMKMGSVEVLVGNAGEIRKNCRVFNKPGGRA